The following coding sequences lie in one Cupriavidus sp. WKF15 genomic window:
- a CDS encoding DsrE family protein, with amino-acid sequence MRRAFIRASAALAAIGLAAKAEAQAAPAASAGKGGRVKVVYQLSEGIDQAVRAMGNLRNHLNAAPDTKLVVVAFGYGVDFLVEGAKDARGNTFEGPVGALASAGVEFRVCRNTLTARKISESSLLMESKIVPAGVVEIARLQFDDGYAYIKP; translated from the coding sequence ATGCGGCGAGCATTCATTCGGGCATCGGCGGCGCTGGCCGCGATCGGACTGGCGGCAAAGGCGGAGGCGCAGGCGGCGCCGGCCGCGTCGGCAGGCAAGGGCGGGCGCGTCAAGGTGGTGTACCAGCTGTCGGAAGGCATCGACCAGGCGGTGCGCGCGATGGGCAACCTGCGCAACCACCTGAACGCCGCGCCCGACACAAAACTCGTCGTGGTCGCGTTCGGCTATGGCGTGGATTTCCTGGTGGAAGGCGCCAAGGATGCGCGCGGCAACACGTTTGAAGGCCCGGTGGGCGCGCTGGCTTCGGCCGGTGTCGAATTCCGCGTCTGCCGCAATACGCTGACCGCACGCAAGATTTCCGAATCGAGCCTGCTGATGGAATCGAAGATCGTACCGGCCGGCGTGGTGGAGATCGCCCGCCTGCAGTTTGATGATGGCTACGCCTACATCAAGCCTTGA
- the soxZ gene encoding thiosulfate oxidation carrier complex protein SoxZ, with product MADPMRVRATENGGVVDVKILMKHDMETGQRKDGAGKTIPAWHIQTVSAQCKGKEVFRAQFGPAVSKDPFLNFKFKGGAKGDKVAVTWIDNRGDKRTDEATIA from the coding sequence ATGGCAGACCCGATGCGCGTACGCGCCACCGAGAACGGCGGCGTGGTAGACGTCAAGATTCTGATGAAGCACGACATGGAAACCGGCCAGCGCAAGGACGGCGCCGGCAAGACCATTCCGGCGTGGCATATCCAGACCGTGAGCGCCCAGTGCAAGGGCAAGGAAGTGTTCCGCGCGCAGTTCGGCCCGGCGGTGTCCAAGGACCCGTTCCTGAACTTCAAGTTCAAGGGCGGCGCCAAGGGCGACAAGGTCGCCGTGACCTGGATCGACAACCGCGGCGACAAGCGCACCGACGAGGCGACCATCGCCTGA
- the soxY gene encoding thiosulfate oxidation carrier protein SoxY: protein MNSKRREMLRVTAVLSLMAATGLITEAQAAEWNKTAFDGKSVADVIKALGGSATEKSTAITFNAPDIAENGAVVPVAVTSAIPDTEQIAILVEKNPNTLAADFVIPAGTEPFVSTRVKMGQTSVVHAAVKAGGKWYVASKEIKVTLGGCGG from the coding sequence ATGAATTCCAAACGACGAGAAATGCTGCGGGTCACCGCTGTCCTGTCGCTGATGGCTGCAACCGGCCTGATCACCGAAGCCCAGGCAGCCGAGTGGAACAAGACCGCTTTTGACGGCAAGAGCGTGGCCGACGTGATCAAGGCCCTGGGCGGCAGCGCTACCGAGAAGAGCACCGCCATCACCTTCAACGCCCCGGACATCGCCGAGAACGGCGCCGTGGTGCCGGTGGCCGTGACCAGCGCGATCCCGGATACCGAGCAGATCGCCATCCTGGTCGAGAAGAACCCGAACACGCTGGCCGCGGATTTCGTGATCCCGGCGGGCACCGAACCGTTCGTCTCCACGCGCGTGAAGATGGGCCAGACCTCCGTGGTGCATGCCGCGGTCAAGGCCGGCGGCAAGTGGTACGTGGCATCCAAGGAAATCAAGGTCACCTTGGGCGGCTGCGGCGGCTGA
- a CDS encoding c-type cytochrome yields the protein MKQFVIAALMLGAAASAHAVDAAKAQEIANKNACMGCHQVDKKLVGPAYKDVAAKYKGDKNAVATLVKKVKTGGSGVWGPVPMPANTGLSDAEAKTVVEWVLAGSPAK from the coding sequence ATGAAGCAGTTTGTCATCGCAGCGCTGATGCTGGGCGCCGCCGCATCGGCCCACGCGGTCGATGCCGCCAAGGCACAGGAGATCGCCAACAAGAACGCCTGCATGGGTTGCCACCAGGTCGACAAGAAGCTGGTTGGCCCGGCCTACAAGGACGTGGCCGCCAAGTACAAGGGCGACAAGAACGCCGTTGCGACCCTGGTCAAGAAGGTCAAGACCGGCGGTTCGGGCGTGTGGGGTCCTGTGCCGATGCCCGCCAACACCGGCCTGAGCGACGCTGAGGCGAAGACGGTGGTGGAGTGGGTCCTGGCTGGCTCGCCGGCCAAGTAA